The DNA sequence TCGAAGGTCAGCTGGCCGCGCTGCGGCGGATGGTCGACGAGGACGCCTACTGCGTCGATCTGCTCATGCAGATCTCGGCGGCGCAGGGCGCGCTCGGCGCGACCGGACAGGTGATCCTGGGCAAGCACATCGAGACCTGCGTGAGCGACGCCTTCGAACACGGCGACGACGACGACCGCCAGGAGAAGGTCGACGAACTCATGGACGTGTTCGCACGCTACAGCCGGATCGGAGCCCGATGATGTTCGAAGCACTCTGGCAGATCACCCTGGAACTCGCCCCGTGGCTGCTGCTGGGCATGGCGATCGCCGGCCTGCTGCACGGCCTGTTGCCGCCGGACTTCGTCGGACGCCACCTGCGCGGACGCGCCGGCGTGGCCAAGGCCGTGGTGCTGGGCGTGCCGCTGCCGCTGTGCTCGTGCGGTGTGATTCCCACGGGCCTCGGCCTGAAGAAGGACGGCGCGAGCAACGGTGCGTCGGTGGGCTTCCTGATCAGCACGCCGCAGACGGGTGTGGACTCGATCCTGGTGAGCGCGTCGTTCCTGGGCTGGCCCTTCGCGATCTTC is a window from the Candidatus Krumholzibacteriia bacterium genome containing:
- a CDS encoding metal-sensitive transcriptional regulator, which translates into the protein MLDDTTKKKVRARLRRVEGQLAALRRMVDEDAYCVDLLMQISAAQGALGATGQVILGKHIETCVSDAFEHGDDDDRQEKVDELMDVFARYSRIGAR